A single Heterodontus francisci isolate sHetFra1 chromosome 32, sHetFra1.hap1, whole genome shotgun sequence DNA region contains:
- the surf2 gene encoding surfeit locus protein 2, whose translation MEEAALPPGPVPDSLSSELAAFLQQHPALQVSHNNNRVKCSLTGHELPCRLADLQAYTKGKKYQRLAMNEPFNYSQFEPHVVPSTKNPQQLFCKLTIRHINKIPQHVLRHVNGKRYQRALNKFNECAALGVPFVPACLSQKKKRNQESDREEPCHKRKEFWEPDESGGSENDDSDDSMSDLYPEHIFSRKDTRDELLLDKEHSDGEKMEVETQLPRKRKMTQPNPFTKKKLKEGTPQKPNNHNKSKMRQNAGNQN comes from the exons ATGGAGGAGGCGGCGTTGCCGCCTGGTCCGGTTCCCGATTCCCTGTCCTCGGAGCTTGCCGCCTTCCTGCAGCAACACCCGGCGCTGCAGGTCAGCCACAACAACAACCGG GTGAAATGTTCCTTGACTGGGCACGAGTTACCATGCCGACTGGCAGATCTGCAGGCCTACACCAAGGGCAAGAAGTACCAGCGCTTGGCGATGAACGAGCCGTTTAACTACAGTCAGTTTGAGCCACATGTTGTTCCCAGCACAAAAAATCC GCAGCAGCTGTTCTGCAAGTTGACAATCCGTCACATTAACAAGATTCCACAGCATGTCCTTCGCCATGTGAATGGGAAACGCTACCAGAGAGCACTAAACAAAT TTAATGAGTGTGCCGCTCTTGGGGTCCCCTTCGTGCCAGCGTGTCTGTCACAGAAGAAAAAGCGGAATCAGGAATCCGACAGGGAGGAGCCTTGTCACAAGCGGAAGGAATTCTGGGAGCCGGATGAGAGTGGAGGAAGTGAGAATGATGATTCGGACGACAGTATGAGTGACCTGTACCCAG AGCATATCTTTAGCAGAAAAGACACGAGGGACGAGTTGCTCCTGGATAAGGAGCATAGTGATGGTGAGAAAATGGAGGTAGAGACGCAGTTGCCAAGGAAACGGAAAATG acacAACCAAATCCCTTTACAAAGAAGAAATTGAAGGAAGGGACCCCTCAAAAACCCAACAACCACAACAAGTCTAAAATGAGACAGAATGCTGGAAATCAGAACTGA